In Lepisosteus oculatus isolate fLepOcu1 chromosome 15, fLepOcu1.hap2, whole genome shotgun sequence, one genomic interval encodes:
- the LOC107079459 gene encoding glutamate-rich protein 6 isoform X1, protein MSQESVQTSDGGEQNATLSSGLRLTVENVKRLEQQFEEDQQDSALERMERYVKEAKRYCPQQKSMESWRANGPAVNANQLGDGSTAVLVPGAAGKPAGQAESSDYVLSVEEHFAQSSLYGSVFNMSKGYSDKTTITPCRSASTSPQYIQGRTLEGRTFTAVCAKTQTDWDWVVKSRSEWSRRGPQAVSSAALTDAAEGAPETEDDFQFVQFGEVESESHLTKDSQSCPEGLVVNSLSESEDTEIRNLLDGGLYNLPEVGPPCLLAYKPESKQPPPNFDLDVGWSESEEELPTCEFCQQVTAPVVAGEQLFCCEAHQKLCEFIWEEEEALSAAQAKRKIDVSPHPPFKSKQEKKAAKEKAAQKLREWELQRFKNSMTQTRFFTKGLQTKTITFRLSSENPAEHKQSHFPTEVKDYSQLFTLQSGEEMRKSTHAVRKFYPGGQTFLTMFPDGTGQAFYPSGRVAIMISSVNPADFTYIILEDCAVKPKIRAIFTTRGQSTCYHLNGMIWVNLNQLGGVCCSERGVPKRRWKWLDWDPHVHAPPFQPICMALNPHTGIRILSQEQIYITFAFRRNSVRFNVGARLRVEDPRGLKKSTPDILKEDLRTRTLEIYTLLEKIQNSVKYPHCALSEKIPPQFSLSGQLHRLKEQLGKAECKKTTKICSPTKEQEE, encoded by the exons ATGTCTCAAGAATCGGTGCAGACTAGTGATGGAGGGGAACAAAATGCTACTCTTTCATCTGGGTTAAGACTTACTGTGGAAAATGTGAAGAGGCTGGAGCAGCAGTTTGAGGAAGATCAGCAGGACAGTGCTTTGGAGAGAATGGAGCGGTACGTCAAGGAGGCTAAACGCTATTGCCCACAGCAAAAGTCCATGGAGAGCTGGAGGGCCAATGGCCCAGCAGTCAATGCGAACCAGTTAGGTGATGGCTCTACAGCTGTTCTGGTCCCAGGGGCTGCTGGGAAACCAGCCGGGCAAGCAGAAAGTTCTGACTATGTGCTGT CGGTAGAGGAACACTTTGCACAGAGCAGCTTATATGGGTCAGTGTTTAATATGAGCAAAGGATACAGTGACAAGACAACAAT AACACCATGCAGAAGCGCGTCCACATCACCTCAGTATATTCAGGGCCGCACTCTGGAGGGCAGAACGTTCACTGCTGTGTGTGCAAAAACTCAGACTGACTGGGACTGGGTAGTGAAATCCAGGTCTGAATGGAGCAGAAGAGGACCTCAGGCTGTTTCTTCTGCTGCTCTTACAGATGCAGCTGAAG GGGCACCTGAAACAGAGGATGATTTTCAGTTTGTTCAATTTGGGGAGGTTGAGTCCGAATCACACCTCACAAAAGACTCACAGAGCTGTCCTGAAGGACTAGTTGTGAACTCATTATCAGAG AGTGAAGACACAGAAATCCGAAACCTGCTAGACGGTGGATTGTATAATTTACCTGAAGTTGGACCTCCTTGTCTTCTCGCATACAAACCAGAGTCAAAACAGCCTCCACCTAATTTTGATCTG GACGTCGGGTGGTCAGAAAGTGAGGAGGAGCTCCCCACCTGCGAGTTTTGCCAGCAAGTGACGGCGCCTGTTGTGGCAGGGGAGCAG TTGTTCTGCTGTGAAGCACATCAGAAGTTATGTGAATTCATCTGGGAAGAGGAGGAGGCTCTCTCTGCTGCCCAAGCAAAGAGGAAGATTGATGTCTCTCCTCACCCTCCCTTTAAGAGCAAGCAGGAGAAGAAGGCAGCCAAGGAAAAGGCAGCTCAGAA GCTGAGAGAGTGGGAGCTCCAGAGGTTTAAGAACTCCATGACCCAGACGCGCTTCTTTACAA AAGGTCTCCAGACCAAGACCATAACCTTCAGGCTGTCTTCTGAGAATCCGGCTGAACACAAACAGTCCCATTTCCCCACAGAGGTCAAAGACTACAGTCAGCTATTTACTCTCCAATCAGGAGAAGAAATGAGAAAG AGCACGCACGCAGTTAGAAAATTCTACCCCGGAGGCCAAACGTTTCTCACAATGTTCCCAGATGGCACAGGCCAAGCTTT CTATCCATCAGGAAGGGTGGCTATCATGATCTCTTCCGTGAATCCAGCGGATTTTACCTATATAATTCTTGAAGATTGTGCCGTTAAACCAAAAATACGAGCAATCTTCACCACCAGGGGACAGTCAACATGCTATCACCTTAATGGAATGATTTG GGTAAACCTGAACCAGCTTGGTGGCGTGTGCTGCAGCGAGAGAGGAGTCCCGAAGAGGCGCTGGAAGTGGTTGGACTGGGATCCCCATGTTCATGCGCCTCCTTTCCAGCCCATCTGTATGGCTCTGAACCCCCACACGGGCATACGCATCCTCTCGCAGGAACAGATCTACATCACCTTCGCCTTCCGGAGGAACAGCGTCAGGTTTAATGTTGGGGCCAGGCTAAGG GTTGAAGACCCCAGGGGACTGAAAAAGTCCACGCCGGATATCCTTAAGGAAGACCTTCGAACAAGAACGCTGGAGATCTACACTCTATTAGAAAAGATCCAAAATTCTGTGAAATATCCACACTGCGCCCTTTCAGAGAAGATCCCTCCTCAGTTCAGCCTCTCTGGTCAGCtccacaggctgaaggaacagcTGGGGAAAGCAGAATGTAAGAAGACGACAAAGATTTGCTCCCCCACCAAGGAACAAGAAGAGTGA
- the LOC107079459 gene encoding glutamate-rich protein 6 isoform X3, which translates to MSQESVQTSDGGEQNATLSSGLRLTVENVKRLEQQFEEDQQDSALERMERYVKEAKRYCPQQKSMESWRANGPAVNANQLGDGSTAVLVPGAAGKPAGQAESSDYVLSVEEHFAQSSLYGTPCRSASTSPQYIQGRTLEGRTFTAVCAKTQTDWDWVVKSRSEWSRRGPQAVSSAALTDAAEGAPETEDDFQFVQFGEVESESHLTKDSQSCPEGLVVNSLSESEDTEIRNLLDGGLYNLPEVGPPCLLAYKPESKQPPPNFDLDVGWSESEEELPTCEFCQQVTAPVVAGEQLFCCEAHQKLCEFIWEEEEALSAAQAKRKIDVSPHPPFKSKQEKKAAKEKAAQKLREWELQRFKNSMTQTRFFTKGLQTKTITFRLSSENPAEHKQSHFPTEVKDYSQLFTLQSGEEMRKSTHAVRKFYPGGQTFLTMFPDGTGQAFYPSGRVAIMISSVNPADFTYIILEDCAVKPKIRAIFTTRGQSTCYHLNGMIWVNLNQLGGVCCSERGVPKRRWKWLDWDPHVHAPPFQPICMALNPHTGIRILSQEQIYITFAFRRNSVRFNVGARLRVEDPRGLKKSTPDILKEDLRTRTLEIYTLLEKIQNSVKYPHCALSEKIPPQFSLSGQLHRLKEQLGKAECKKTTKICSPTKEQEE; encoded by the exons ATGTCTCAAGAATCGGTGCAGACTAGTGATGGAGGGGAACAAAATGCTACTCTTTCATCTGGGTTAAGACTTACTGTGGAAAATGTGAAGAGGCTGGAGCAGCAGTTTGAGGAAGATCAGCAGGACAGTGCTTTGGAGAGAATGGAGCGGTACGTCAAGGAGGCTAAACGCTATTGCCCACAGCAAAAGTCCATGGAGAGCTGGAGGGCCAATGGCCCAGCAGTCAATGCGAACCAGTTAGGTGATGGCTCTACAGCTGTTCTGGTCCCAGGGGCTGCTGGGAAACCAGCCGGGCAAGCAGAAAGTTCTGACTATGTGCTGT CGGTAGAGGAACACTTTGCACAGAGCAGCTTATATGG AACACCATGCAGAAGCGCGTCCACATCACCTCAGTATATTCAGGGCCGCACTCTGGAGGGCAGAACGTTCACTGCTGTGTGTGCAAAAACTCAGACTGACTGGGACTGGGTAGTGAAATCCAGGTCTGAATGGAGCAGAAGAGGACCTCAGGCTGTTTCTTCTGCTGCTCTTACAGATGCAGCTGAAG GGGCACCTGAAACAGAGGATGATTTTCAGTTTGTTCAATTTGGGGAGGTTGAGTCCGAATCACACCTCACAAAAGACTCACAGAGCTGTCCTGAAGGACTAGTTGTGAACTCATTATCAGAG AGTGAAGACACAGAAATCCGAAACCTGCTAGACGGTGGATTGTATAATTTACCTGAAGTTGGACCTCCTTGTCTTCTCGCATACAAACCAGAGTCAAAACAGCCTCCACCTAATTTTGATCTG GACGTCGGGTGGTCAGAAAGTGAGGAGGAGCTCCCCACCTGCGAGTTTTGCCAGCAAGTGACGGCGCCTGTTGTGGCAGGGGAGCAG TTGTTCTGCTGTGAAGCACATCAGAAGTTATGTGAATTCATCTGGGAAGAGGAGGAGGCTCTCTCTGCTGCCCAAGCAAAGAGGAAGATTGATGTCTCTCCTCACCCTCCCTTTAAGAGCAAGCAGGAGAAGAAGGCAGCCAAGGAAAAGGCAGCTCAGAA GCTGAGAGAGTGGGAGCTCCAGAGGTTTAAGAACTCCATGACCCAGACGCGCTTCTTTACAA AAGGTCTCCAGACCAAGACCATAACCTTCAGGCTGTCTTCTGAGAATCCGGCTGAACACAAACAGTCCCATTTCCCCACAGAGGTCAAAGACTACAGTCAGCTATTTACTCTCCAATCAGGAGAAGAAATGAGAAAG AGCACGCACGCAGTTAGAAAATTCTACCCCGGAGGCCAAACGTTTCTCACAATGTTCCCAGATGGCACAGGCCAAGCTTT CTATCCATCAGGAAGGGTGGCTATCATGATCTCTTCCGTGAATCCAGCGGATTTTACCTATATAATTCTTGAAGATTGTGCCGTTAAACCAAAAATACGAGCAATCTTCACCACCAGGGGACAGTCAACATGCTATCACCTTAATGGAATGATTTG GGTAAACCTGAACCAGCTTGGTGGCGTGTGCTGCAGCGAGAGAGGAGTCCCGAAGAGGCGCTGGAAGTGGTTGGACTGGGATCCCCATGTTCATGCGCCTCCTTTCCAGCCCATCTGTATGGCTCTGAACCCCCACACGGGCATACGCATCCTCTCGCAGGAACAGATCTACATCACCTTCGCCTTCCGGAGGAACAGCGTCAGGTTTAATGTTGGGGCCAGGCTAAGG GTTGAAGACCCCAGGGGACTGAAAAAGTCCACGCCGGATATCCTTAAGGAAGACCTTCGAACAAGAACGCTGGAGATCTACACTCTATTAGAAAAGATCCAAAATTCTGTGAAATATCCACACTGCGCCCTTTCAGAGAAGATCCCTCCTCAGTTCAGCCTCTCTGGTCAGCtccacaggctgaaggaacagcTGGGGAAAGCAGAATGTAAGAAGACGACAAAGATTTGCTCCCCCACCAAGGAACAAGAAGAGTGA
- the LOC107079459 gene encoding glutamate-rich protein 6 isoform X4: protein MSQESVQTSDGGEQNATLSSGLRLTVENVKRLEQQFEEDQQDSALERMERTPCRSASTSPQYIQGRTLEGRTFTAVCAKTQTDWDWVVKSRSEWSRRGPQAVSSAALTDAAEGAPETEDDFQFVQFGEVESESHLTKDSQSCPEGLVVNSLSESEDTEIRNLLDGGLYNLPEVGPPCLLAYKPESKQPPPNFDLDVGWSESEEELPTCEFCQQVTAPVVAGEQLFCCEAHQKLCEFIWEEEEALSAAQAKRKIDVSPHPPFKSKQEKKAAKEKAAQKLREWELQRFKNSMTQTRFFTKGLQTKTITFRLSSENPAEHKQSHFPTEVKDYSQLFTLQSGEEMRKSTHAVRKFYPGGQTFLTMFPDGTGQAFYPSGRVAIMISSVNPADFTYIILEDCAVKPKIRAIFTTRGQSTCYHLNGMIWVNLNQLGGVCCSERGVPKRRWKWLDWDPHVHAPPFQPICMALNPHTGIRILSQEQIYITFAFRRNSVRFNVGARLRVEDPRGLKKSTPDILKEDLRTRTLEIYTLLEKIQNSVKYPHCALSEKIPPQFSLSGQLHRLKEQLGKAECKKTTKICSPTKEQEE, encoded by the exons ATGTCTCAAGAATCGGTGCAGACTAGTGATGGAGGGGAACAAAATGCTACTCTTTCATCTGGGTTAAGACTTACTGTGGAAAATGTGAAGAGGCTGGAGCAGCAGTTTGAGGAAGATCAGCAGGACAGTGCTTTGGAGAGAATGGAGCG AACACCATGCAGAAGCGCGTCCACATCACCTCAGTATATTCAGGGCCGCACTCTGGAGGGCAGAACGTTCACTGCTGTGTGTGCAAAAACTCAGACTGACTGGGACTGGGTAGTGAAATCCAGGTCTGAATGGAGCAGAAGAGGACCTCAGGCTGTTTCTTCTGCTGCTCTTACAGATGCAGCTGAAG GGGCACCTGAAACAGAGGATGATTTTCAGTTTGTTCAATTTGGGGAGGTTGAGTCCGAATCACACCTCACAAAAGACTCACAGAGCTGTCCTGAAGGACTAGTTGTGAACTCATTATCAGAG AGTGAAGACACAGAAATCCGAAACCTGCTAGACGGTGGATTGTATAATTTACCTGAAGTTGGACCTCCTTGTCTTCTCGCATACAAACCAGAGTCAAAACAGCCTCCACCTAATTTTGATCTG GACGTCGGGTGGTCAGAAAGTGAGGAGGAGCTCCCCACCTGCGAGTTTTGCCAGCAAGTGACGGCGCCTGTTGTGGCAGGGGAGCAG TTGTTCTGCTGTGAAGCACATCAGAAGTTATGTGAATTCATCTGGGAAGAGGAGGAGGCTCTCTCTGCTGCCCAAGCAAAGAGGAAGATTGATGTCTCTCCTCACCCTCCCTTTAAGAGCAAGCAGGAGAAGAAGGCAGCCAAGGAAAAGGCAGCTCAGAA GCTGAGAGAGTGGGAGCTCCAGAGGTTTAAGAACTCCATGACCCAGACGCGCTTCTTTACAA AAGGTCTCCAGACCAAGACCATAACCTTCAGGCTGTCTTCTGAGAATCCGGCTGAACACAAACAGTCCCATTTCCCCACAGAGGTCAAAGACTACAGTCAGCTATTTACTCTCCAATCAGGAGAAGAAATGAGAAAG AGCACGCACGCAGTTAGAAAATTCTACCCCGGAGGCCAAACGTTTCTCACAATGTTCCCAGATGGCACAGGCCAAGCTTT CTATCCATCAGGAAGGGTGGCTATCATGATCTCTTCCGTGAATCCAGCGGATTTTACCTATATAATTCTTGAAGATTGTGCCGTTAAACCAAAAATACGAGCAATCTTCACCACCAGGGGACAGTCAACATGCTATCACCTTAATGGAATGATTTG GGTAAACCTGAACCAGCTTGGTGGCGTGTGCTGCAGCGAGAGAGGAGTCCCGAAGAGGCGCTGGAAGTGGTTGGACTGGGATCCCCATGTTCATGCGCCTCCTTTCCAGCCCATCTGTATGGCTCTGAACCCCCACACGGGCATACGCATCCTCTCGCAGGAACAGATCTACATCACCTTCGCCTTCCGGAGGAACAGCGTCAGGTTTAATGTTGGGGCCAGGCTAAGG GTTGAAGACCCCAGGGGACTGAAAAAGTCCACGCCGGATATCCTTAAGGAAGACCTTCGAACAAGAACGCTGGAGATCTACACTCTATTAGAAAAGATCCAAAATTCTGTGAAATATCCACACTGCGCCCTTTCAGAGAAGATCCCTCCTCAGTTCAGCCTCTCTGGTCAGCtccacaggctgaaggaacagcTGGGGAAAGCAGAATGTAAGAAGACGACAAAGATTTGCTCCCCCACCAAGGAACAAGAAGAGTGA
- the LOC107079459 gene encoding glutamate-rich protein 6 isoform X2 produces MSQESVQTSDGGEQNATLSSGLRLTVENVKRLEQQFEEDQQDSALERMERYVKEAKRYCPQQKSMESWRANGPAVNANQLGDGSTAVLVPGAAGKPAGQAESSDYVLSVEEHFAQSSLYGSVFNMSKGYSDKTTITPCRSASTSPQYIQGRTLEGRTFTAVCAKTQTDWDWVVKSRSEWSRRGPQAVSSAALTDAAEGAPETEDDFQFVQFGEVESESHLTKDSQSCPEGLVVNSLSESEDTEIRNLLDGGLYNLPEVGPPCLLAYKPESKQPPPNFDLDVGWSESEEELPTCEFCQQVTAPVVAGEQLFCCEAHQKLCEFIWEEEEALSAAQAKRKIDVSPHPPFKSKQEKKAAKEKAAQKLREWELQRFKNSMTQTRFFTSLQTKTITFRLSSENPAEHKQSHFPTEVKDYSQLFTLQSGEEMRKSTHAVRKFYPGGQTFLTMFPDGTGQAFYPSGRVAIMISSVNPADFTYIILEDCAVKPKIRAIFTTRGQSTCYHLNGMIWVNLNQLGGVCCSERGVPKRRWKWLDWDPHVHAPPFQPICMALNPHTGIRILSQEQIYITFAFRRNSVRFNVGARLRVEDPRGLKKSTPDILKEDLRTRTLEIYTLLEKIQNSVKYPHCALSEKIPPQFSLSGQLHRLKEQLGKAECKKTTKICSPTKEQEE; encoded by the exons ATGTCTCAAGAATCGGTGCAGACTAGTGATGGAGGGGAACAAAATGCTACTCTTTCATCTGGGTTAAGACTTACTGTGGAAAATGTGAAGAGGCTGGAGCAGCAGTTTGAGGAAGATCAGCAGGACAGTGCTTTGGAGAGAATGGAGCGGTACGTCAAGGAGGCTAAACGCTATTGCCCACAGCAAAAGTCCATGGAGAGCTGGAGGGCCAATGGCCCAGCAGTCAATGCGAACCAGTTAGGTGATGGCTCTACAGCTGTTCTGGTCCCAGGGGCTGCTGGGAAACCAGCCGGGCAAGCAGAAAGTTCTGACTATGTGCTGT CGGTAGAGGAACACTTTGCACAGAGCAGCTTATATGGGTCAGTGTTTAATATGAGCAAAGGATACAGTGACAAGACAACAAT AACACCATGCAGAAGCGCGTCCACATCACCTCAGTATATTCAGGGCCGCACTCTGGAGGGCAGAACGTTCACTGCTGTGTGTGCAAAAACTCAGACTGACTGGGACTGGGTAGTGAAATCCAGGTCTGAATGGAGCAGAAGAGGACCTCAGGCTGTTTCTTCTGCTGCTCTTACAGATGCAGCTGAAG GGGCACCTGAAACAGAGGATGATTTTCAGTTTGTTCAATTTGGGGAGGTTGAGTCCGAATCACACCTCACAAAAGACTCACAGAGCTGTCCTGAAGGACTAGTTGTGAACTCATTATCAGAG AGTGAAGACACAGAAATCCGAAACCTGCTAGACGGTGGATTGTATAATTTACCTGAAGTTGGACCTCCTTGTCTTCTCGCATACAAACCAGAGTCAAAACAGCCTCCACCTAATTTTGATCTG GACGTCGGGTGGTCAGAAAGTGAGGAGGAGCTCCCCACCTGCGAGTTTTGCCAGCAAGTGACGGCGCCTGTTGTGGCAGGGGAGCAG TTGTTCTGCTGTGAAGCACATCAGAAGTTATGTGAATTCATCTGGGAAGAGGAGGAGGCTCTCTCTGCTGCCCAAGCAAAGAGGAAGATTGATGTCTCTCCTCACCCTCCCTTTAAGAGCAAGCAGGAGAAGAAGGCAGCCAAGGAAAAGGCAGCTCAGAA GCTGAGAGAGTGGGAGCTCCAGAGGTTTAAGAACTCCATGACCCAGACGCGCTTCTTTACAA GTCTCCAGACCAAGACCATAACCTTCAGGCTGTCTTCTGAGAATCCGGCTGAACACAAACAGTCCCATTTCCCCACAGAGGTCAAAGACTACAGTCAGCTATTTACTCTCCAATCAGGAGAAGAAATGAGAAAG AGCACGCACGCAGTTAGAAAATTCTACCCCGGAGGCCAAACGTTTCTCACAATGTTCCCAGATGGCACAGGCCAAGCTTT CTATCCATCAGGAAGGGTGGCTATCATGATCTCTTCCGTGAATCCAGCGGATTTTACCTATATAATTCTTGAAGATTGTGCCGTTAAACCAAAAATACGAGCAATCTTCACCACCAGGGGACAGTCAACATGCTATCACCTTAATGGAATGATTTG GGTAAACCTGAACCAGCTTGGTGGCGTGTGCTGCAGCGAGAGAGGAGTCCCGAAGAGGCGCTGGAAGTGGTTGGACTGGGATCCCCATGTTCATGCGCCTCCTTTCCAGCCCATCTGTATGGCTCTGAACCCCCACACGGGCATACGCATCCTCTCGCAGGAACAGATCTACATCACCTTCGCCTTCCGGAGGAACAGCGTCAGGTTTAATGTTGGGGCCAGGCTAAGG GTTGAAGACCCCAGGGGACTGAAAAAGTCCACGCCGGATATCCTTAAGGAAGACCTTCGAACAAGAACGCTGGAGATCTACACTCTATTAGAAAAGATCCAAAATTCTGTGAAATATCCACACTGCGCCCTTTCAGAGAAGATCCCTCCTCAGTTCAGCCTCTCTGGTCAGCtccacaggctgaaggaacagcTGGGGAAAGCAGAATGTAAGAAGACGACAAAGATTTGCTCCCCCACCAAGGAACAAGAAGAGTGA
- the LOC107079459 gene encoding glutamate-rich protein 6 isoform X5 gives MSKGYSDKTTITPCRSASTSPQYIQGRTLEGRTFTAVCAKTQTDWDWVVKSRSEWSRRGPQAVSSAALTDAAEGAPETEDDFQFVQFGEVESESHLTKDSQSCPEGLVVNSLSESEDTEIRNLLDGGLYNLPEVGPPCLLAYKPESKQPPPNFDLDVGWSESEEELPTCEFCQQVTAPVVAGEQLFCCEAHQKLCEFIWEEEEALSAAQAKRKIDVSPHPPFKSKQEKKAAKEKAAQKLREWELQRFKNSMTQTRFFTKGLQTKTITFRLSSENPAEHKQSHFPTEVKDYSQLFTLQSGEEMRKSTHAVRKFYPGGQTFLTMFPDGTGQAFYPSGRVAIMISSVNPADFTYIILEDCAVKPKIRAIFTTRGQSTCYHLNGMIWVNLNQLGGVCCSERGVPKRRWKWLDWDPHVHAPPFQPICMALNPHTGIRILSQEQIYITFAFRRNSVRFNVGARLRVEDPRGLKKSTPDILKEDLRTRTLEIYTLLEKIQNSVKYPHCALSEKIPPQFSLSGQLHRLKEQLGKAECKKTTKICSPTKEQEE, from the exons ATGAGCAAAGGATACAGTGACAAGACAACAAT AACACCATGCAGAAGCGCGTCCACATCACCTCAGTATATTCAGGGCCGCACTCTGGAGGGCAGAACGTTCACTGCTGTGTGTGCAAAAACTCAGACTGACTGGGACTGGGTAGTGAAATCCAGGTCTGAATGGAGCAGAAGAGGACCTCAGGCTGTTTCTTCTGCTGCTCTTACAGATGCAGCTGAAG GGGCACCTGAAACAGAGGATGATTTTCAGTTTGTTCAATTTGGGGAGGTTGAGTCCGAATCACACCTCACAAAAGACTCACAGAGCTGTCCTGAAGGACTAGTTGTGAACTCATTATCAGAG AGTGAAGACACAGAAATCCGAAACCTGCTAGACGGTGGATTGTATAATTTACCTGAAGTTGGACCTCCTTGTCTTCTCGCATACAAACCAGAGTCAAAACAGCCTCCACCTAATTTTGATCTG GACGTCGGGTGGTCAGAAAGTGAGGAGGAGCTCCCCACCTGCGAGTTTTGCCAGCAAGTGACGGCGCCTGTTGTGGCAGGGGAGCAG TTGTTCTGCTGTGAAGCACATCAGAAGTTATGTGAATTCATCTGGGAAGAGGAGGAGGCTCTCTCTGCTGCCCAAGCAAAGAGGAAGATTGATGTCTCTCCTCACCCTCCCTTTAAGAGCAAGCAGGAGAAGAAGGCAGCCAAGGAAAAGGCAGCTCAGAA GCTGAGAGAGTGGGAGCTCCAGAGGTTTAAGAACTCCATGACCCAGACGCGCTTCTTTACAA AAGGTCTCCAGACCAAGACCATAACCTTCAGGCTGTCTTCTGAGAATCCGGCTGAACACAAACAGTCCCATTTCCCCACAGAGGTCAAAGACTACAGTCAGCTATTTACTCTCCAATCAGGAGAAGAAATGAGAAAG AGCACGCACGCAGTTAGAAAATTCTACCCCGGAGGCCAAACGTTTCTCACAATGTTCCCAGATGGCACAGGCCAAGCTTT CTATCCATCAGGAAGGGTGGCTATCATGATCTCTTCCGTGAATCCAGCGGATTTTACCTATATAATTCTTGAAGATTGTGCCGTTAAACCAAAAATACGAGCAATCTTCACCACCAGGGGACAGTCAACATGCTATCACCTTAATGGAATGATTTG GGTAAACCTGAACCAGCTTGGTGGCGTGTGCTGCAGCGAGAGAGGAGTCCCGAAGAGGCGCTGGAAGTGGTTGGACTGGGATCCCCATGTTCATGCGCCTCCTTTCCAGCCCATCTGTATGGCTCTGAACCCCCACACGGGCATACGCATCCTCTCGCAGGAACAGATCTACATCACCTTCGCCTTCCGGAGGAACAGCGTCAGGTTTAATGTTGGGGCCAGGCTAAGG GTTGAAGACCCCAGGGGACTGAAAAAGTCCACGCCGGATATCCTTAAGGAAGACCTTCGAACAAGAACGCTGGAGATCTACACTCTATTAGAAAAGATCCAAAATTCTGTGAAATATCCACACTGCGCCCTTTCAGAGAAGATCCCTCCTCAGTTCAGCCTCTCTGGTCAGCtccacaggctgaaggaacagcTGGGGAAAGCAGAATGTAAGAAGACGACAAAGATTTGCTCCCCCACCAAGGAACAAGAAGAGTGA